The Hydrogenothermus marinus DNA segment TGTCCTAATCCATTAAACTCTACCCTTAAGAACGCATATTGATTACCATTTGCATCTGTAAATTTTACTGGCTCGTCATCTAAAACACCAAAAACTTTCCAAGAATTTGCATCTTCATGGACAAAGTAGTATTTAACTTCATGAGAAACTCCAATACTATCATACACATTAATAGCATTTACATAACTATATGTTCCTGAATCATTTGTATTAAATATATTCCTAACAATTGTACTTGTTGCATCTAAATTAGTAGGAGATTTTAAAGCAAGATTTGAGGTTACCTTTGGAGACATATCATTTGGAATGTTTATAGGGCCAATAGCTCCTGCTATATTTCCTGCTTCATCTAAAGACCATCCTTTTAAGTACATTCCATTTGTATTTATTAAGTTTCCATCTGCATCAGTTCTAAATTGTCCATTTCTTGTATAATAAGTTATTCCTTGTTTATCTTGAACCATAAAAAATCCTTCTCCATCTAATGCTAAATCCGTAGAAGAATTTGTATTCATTAAAGCACCTTGAGAAAAATCTTTTATAGTACTTGCAGCAAAAGCTCCACCACCAATCTCTATATTTTTAGGAGATCCATTTGCAAATGAAGTTGTGCTACTTGAGATTAAATCTTCAAAATTTACTCTTTCAGATTTATACCCTATAGTATTTACATTTGCAATATTATCAGAAATAATAGAAAGCCATTCTTTGTTAGCATTTAAACCAGTATTTCCTGTATAAAATGATTGAATCATGATGACTACCCTCCTATTTGAGAAACTTTATTTAATTCAACTTTATTATTACCAAAAGAAACAAAAATTTGATCATTATCTTTTTCCACTGACTCAACATTTGCATATGAATAAACTTTTGCTTTAACTTCTGTACCACCACTTTTTGCATTTACATAAACTGTATAATAACCATCTTCTAAGGAATTATTATTGATTTCAAAAGGATATTCTTTACCTGCTTGTAAATTTTGAAAAGATTTTCTTTCAACTACATTACCTTGAGAATCTAATAATGTAACTTCAACAATATCTGCATTAGATTCTAAAGAAAATTTAGCGGTTCCTTTACCATCTTTTATATATGTTTGATTTCCTTCATAAAGTATTTTTTTGCCTATAAGAGAAGATGCATAAACTAAGGCATTAGATTCATTAGCTTTTTTTAATGTTTCTATAGTAGATTGAAAATCATTTAAAACTTCCATTTCTCTTAATTTTACTGTATTTTCTATAAACTGAGATATATCCTTAGCTTCAAGAGGATCTTGCCATTGCAAATCAGTTAATAGGACTTTAAGAAAGTCATC contains these protein-coding regions:
- a CDS encoding flagellar hook assembly protein FlgD, giving the protein MALDGINTIEGVNGKEITVVDSGYDNSKMSNDDFLKVLLTDLQWQDPLEAKDISQFIENTVKLREMEVLNDFQSTIETLKKANESNALVYASSLIGKKILYEGNQTYIKDGKGTAKFSLESNADIVEVTLLDSQGNVVERKSFQNLQAGKEYPFEINNNSLEDGYYTVYVNAKSGGTEVKAKVYSYANVESVEKDNDQIFVSFGNNKVELNKVSQIGG